A stretch of DNA from Nitrospira sp. KM1:
TTGTTGATCAAAGCCGGATGCTTCGACTCCATCGCTGGAGAACTCACCAGACCAGCCCTTTTGTGGCGTGTCTTTGCCGCGCAAGCGGCCAAGCCACCGAGCTCCATCCCCATTCCCACGGAGTATTCAGCCCAGAAAAAACTGCAGCACGAGCTCGCCCTCTTTGGCTTTCCCTTACACTGTCACCCACTCGATCTGTTTACGGAGCTACTGGCTGCGACCACTCACATATTCGCGAAGGACTTAAATCAGTATGTCGGGAAAGAAGTGACCCTCATCGGTTGGCTTCTTACTGAGAAGATCGTCTCCACCAAGAAAGGTGAGCCGATGGAGTTTATGACTCTGGAGGATCAGACCGGGATGTATGACGCAACGGTGTTTCCCAACACCTACCGAACCTACTGCCATCTGCTCGCGGCGAACCAAGCTTACATGCTGACAGGCCTGGTAGAAGAGCAGTTCTCAACTGTCACGGTCACCGTGAAAACCCTCCAACTCCTGACCACCGGTGGAATCCCGGCACCGAGTGAGTCTCTTGAGGAGCAAAGCGTGTAGCCAGTACACTCTCACCCCATGCTCCTCTCTCCCTTCATTCGCTTCGGGACCTCCACCTGGACCTATGAAGGCTGGCAAGGCCAGGTCTACTTGAAGAAGTATGCCAAGACGACCTTTGCGCGGGAATGCCTGGGCGAGTATTGTCAGTATCTCCACAACGGTGACCCGTGCTTTCGCACGGTCGGCAATGATTCCACGTTCTACCGTCCACCGACAGCCAACCAACTGCGACACTATCTCAATCAGATCCCCGAAGACTTTGAGATGTGCTTCAAGGTGTGGGAGGAGATCACCATTCCGACTTACGCGAAGCAGGCTCGGTATGGCACAAAGGCTGGACAACCGAATCAACGATTTCTTGATGCAAAGCTCTTCAATGATCTCGTGCTCACACCTTATCGAGAAGCCAAGTTCGAGCCACACACCGGCCCATTCTTGTTTGAATTCCAACGGCACGGGATGTCGAGTGAGGAATTCTGCTCGCGCCTAAATACGTTTTTTGGTCAACTCCCCCAGGACTTTCGCTATGCGGTTGAAATCCGTAACGCGGGGTTACTGGGTCAGGACTATCGCAACGTCTTGGAGAATCACGGCATCGCCCATGTCTACAATTATTGGTCCTACATGCCTTCGTTACGGGACCAGCACCAACGGATGGAAGAGCGCTTCACGGCGCCCTTCACGGTCCTGCGTCTCCTCACGCCGCTTAAGATGTCCTATGAAGCAGCGAAGAAACGAGCGGAGCCGTATACGAAGATTGTGGAAGAGCTGCCAGAGATGCGGCGAGAGACGGTGGAACTGGTGAAACAAGTGATGGCAGAGAAGCGAACGGCCTATGTTTTGGTGAATAACCGCAGCGAAGGGAATGCTCCCCTCACAATACAAGCTCTACGGAATGCGCTCCAAGTGGCGGAGACATGAGCTTTGCCTATTTCCATTTTTCTGCTCCCCATACCTCGCGGGCGTCTGTGATCATTGTGCATCCGATTGGGGAGCCGCACAAGGTTGAAAGGCGTCAGGGAGTGCTGGCAAGGGAAACGCCGAGGCCGGAGCTGGAGATCCCGACAAGAAGGGCTGAGCGCTCGTGTCGCTCAGCCCTTGTCGCCGGCTAGAAGCTATTTCCCGACAATGTCTCCACGTAGCCCGCCGATAATTGCAAGGAGCTCACCCTTCTCAGGCTGTGGCACCTTGAACTTGTCAAGCGTGGTGACGAGGTGTGCTGCCACCTGATCAAATTGTATATCTGTGATTTTCATTCCCTGATGCGTGGCTGGCATGGCCCGCCCGATATACGTACAGGGGCCACCGGTTGCTGCACAGACCATTAACACGTTCAATTGTTTGAAGCGCGCCTGTCTGTCAGGTGGCAATCCTCCAAAGGATGACGCCAGTTTGGGATCAGCAAAGAGCCGGTTCCCAAAGTCACTGACCACAGCGGAGATGGCGTCGTACCCACCGAGGCGTTCATAGAGAGTTTTCTGACTCCCCGCTTGTGTAGATGGAGGGGAACCGGCTGTAGCAGATCGAGGACTGCCGGTTACGAACACAAGCAGACCTCCAAGTGCTGCTGATACGACGAAGACCTTACATGCTGTCCGTGCACTCGTTGTTATAGCCATGACATACCCCCTTTAGAAAAATTGATTTGGAACCTACGAAAACTACATAGGCATCTGTAGATGTTTATCGAGGAAATATCTGTCATGGAGATGACAAAGCCGAATACAGAGATCATGCCGAGATTACCGACTATTCGATCAAATCCCACAGAACTCTCTGATGATGAAGCGAACGGTGTCACTCTGCCAAACCATATGATGAGCGATTGGCTCACCCTGTGTTATGAAAATGCCAGCCTTGGATCTTCGCACACGGTGGTGTGTGGTGTATGGAGAACGATACAGCGTGAACGATCGCAATGGCTTAGGCCTCCATTTTCAAAGCAGGTTCTAGTACCTCGGCTACTGCAATGCATAGAGTGGCCCGATTTCATCAGGCTCGTCCTTCTACAGAGGCCTGTGAAATTAGGAGACGGTCAGCCTATCGCAGGGGAAGAGGGTCAGACATAACCCATGTGAAATGAAGAACCCCGCCCTTACAGGCGGGGTCTCCTTACAATTCAAGCTACGCTTGACCCGTCTCCTGCTCGCGCTGGTGCCGTACATACGGGCGAATCGTGACTTCGCTGATGCCCATCACAGAGTTTCATCGACGGCCATCTTTGCACCAGGCGAGCAACAGACGGCTCCTGGCTCACACCCCCACCCTCCCAGGTGGGGAACTCCCGCGTCATTAGAACCGAAGCAGACTTCCGAAGGTGACGGTGTTTATTCTGGCTGCTTCTTCTTCATAACTGAGTTTCCATCGTCCGTGTAGATACCCAATCGAAAGTGCGAGCGCCTCGGTCAACTGATATCGTGCCAACACTTCCCCCTGGTAAATCTTTTCGCGCGCGCCAAGAAAGTCATCACCAGGCAAACCCGACGTGTAGTTGGTTTGCTCAAGATCAAAGCCTCCTAGCAGGGTGAGTTTATCCGTGAAACGCGCCTCCAACTCCGCTTCGACATAGTGTGTGACATAGGAGATGTCCTCTCCAATTTGTGGATTGTGTCTCCCGTCAGCCAGCCCTCGCTCGTAGTGGTATCCGACCACCAATCCGATTCCTGGCTTGATTTCCCACATGATATGTGTCCCAAGAGTCCAAAAGCGAGTATTCCGATGCGCAAAGCTCTCGTTGTACGATCGGTCTCCGTATCGAGCTAACCCGCGAATGGTGACATTCTCGAGTAGCTTACGCTCCAGTTCTGCCGTTCCAAAGTGTGTCGTGACGTACTCACCCCCACGATCCGATGATCGTAATTCACCGGGACCGTGATTGCCCAAGAAGAGGTGCGGACCGTAGTGATACCGCATCCGGAAGATAGTCTCTCCTCCTGGAAGTGCTTGAGTCAGCTGCGCGCCATACGTGCCATGAGAAAAAGCGGCCTGGTCGGTAAAGACAAACCCTTGGGCTCGTGCCGTCAGGTCGGTTCTCCCCCAGCTCGATTGCAATGATCGCGTGAGGTGGGCAACGGGTTCAAACACCCCGCTTGAACCTTGACCGGTGGTCTGAATGACCGGTTGTGTAGGATCCTCTTGCAGTGACAATCGCTGAGACGCCGAGAACAGCGCAACGTCATCGGTATAGAACGCATTCATCTCTCCGCCAACATGCCATCCTGATTCAGACTCGACGTCCATCTTCATATCCTTCATCTCAGAGGCGTCCAAGCTCATATCAGTTTCAGCCTGGGCCTGGGAGCACAGCAGCAACAACACCAGGAACGGCCACCCACACCATCTAATTAGCTGTACTTTCACGCACGCCACCAATTTGTATTGAAAGCATTCTTTAATGCCGAACCATTCGCCCCTGGATCTAGCGAGAGCCTCACACGACTGTCCGAATACACATAGCGCCTGCACTGGTATTCACTTTTTCCTCAAATCTTGTACGCAGGAGAGGCCCAACAGGGAGTTTCATCGCACGCAATACCCCCCTCGTTTACTTGTAATAGATAAATGCAAACTGGCGTTGTAGGCTTGGTTCGTACTTTATAGGGAAAGCGCACACATTTCTGTCACTTATAAGACAAGGAGTTCAAATTTCTCGTATTCACTGAGGGGAATGCCCCCGCTGAAATCAATTCGCAGCTTGGTTTCAGTGGAACAAACATGGTCTTGAGAATGCCTGACATGCAGCTGTGGGTAGGCGAGCAGTAACCCTCTTCCACCTGGGGTCGGCCTTGCAGTTCTTTGAATAGCTATGGTTGCCGAAGCCCGATGAGGGTTCGCCGCTTCTCAAGCGAAGTCTTGAGTTACGGATATCAGGAGGCCTCTTTTATTTTGCGAGGCTTCTCACATAATGAACAAGCTTCCACACTTCCTCGTCCGATAAATCCGGGAACGCCATCATCCCTGTCCCTGAAGAACCGTACTTGGTAATCCAGAACAGTTGCCCGTCAGAAATCTCGCGCATCATCGCACTGCATGTGAAATCGCGCGCCGGCGGCATCATTCCCCCGCTGACCGGTCCTTTCCCCTCTCCCCGCTTGCCGTGGCACAGCGCGCAGGCCATCGGCTTCGCGTCGTGAAGATACAATCCTTTTCCCACCTGAAGGACGTCGCTGGAAGCAGGAAGCGGATTCGTCTTAGCTAACATGTCTTCTGGAGCATTGGCAGTTTTCCTCGGCTGAACACAGGAACTGTTTTGCCCCCCTTCGGAGTCGGCCGCTACAGCCTGCTGGGTGAATGGGATAAGCCAGAGGATCACGGCCATCGTTGCTATCACGTTCTGTTTTGTCCTCATTGAATTCATCGTGCACTCCTTTTATTACAGAAGCCTTAGTAGGCATCCTGTTGAGTCCGAGCACCTTCGATCTGTATCAGTCGTCAGGGTGATGCTTGATCTCCGTGCGACTTTCCATTTGTGGTACTCCGGAGTTACCTCTCGATCATGATCGGCAAAGGATGCGGAGTGTGCGTTCGACGCCCACCGGCGGATGCCCGGCCCTCTCAGGCTTCGGATAGAATGGCTCGATGATTGCCGCCAGTCCCCTCACACCGAATGACATGACCTCTCTCATCAAGAAACCGCTCGA
This window harbors:
- a CDS encoding DUF72 domain-containing protein, producing MLLSPFIRFGTSTWTYEGWQGQVYLKKYAKTTFARECLGEYCQYLHNGDPCFRTVGNDSTFYRPPTANQLRHYLNQIPEDFEMCFKVWEEITIPTYAKQARYGTKAGQPNQRFLDAKLFNDLVLTPYREAKFEPHTGPFLFEFQRHGMSSEEFCSRLNTFFGQLPQDFRYAVEIRNAGLLGQDYRNVLENHGIAHVYNYWSYMPSLRDQHQRMEERFTAPFTVLRLLTPLKMSYEAAKKRAEPYTKIVEELPEMRRETVELVKQVMAEKRTAYVLVNNRSEGNAPLTIQALRNALQVAET
- a CDS encoding group 1 truncated hemoglobin, producing MAITTSARTACKVFVVSAALGGLLVFVTGSPRSATAGSPPSTQAGSQKTLYERLGGYDAISAVVSDFGNRLFADPKLASSFGGLPPDRQARFKQLNVLMVCAATGGPCTYIGRAMPATHQGMKITDIQFDQVAAHLVTTLDKFKVPQPEKGELLAIIGGLRGDIVGK
- a CDS encoding c-type cytochrome, whose product is MNSMRTKQNVIATMAVILWLIPFTQQAVAADSEGGQNSSCVQPRKTANAPEDMLAKTNPLPASSDVLQVGKGLYLHDAKPMACALCHGKRGEGKGPVSGGMMPPARDFTCSAMMREISDGQLFWITKYGSSGTGMMAFPDLSDEEVWKLVHYVRSLAK